The Dreissena polymorpha isolate Duluth1 chromosome 8, UMN_Dpol_1.0, whole genome shotgun sequence genome includes the window gttttggtgggtgatttacatttaaaataaatgatgaaacaaaTTATCTTTGCAGTAGGTCACATAAAAGAACATATTAAGTCAGTCAAAAGTATTTCTATCTACAAAACCAACATAGTTGTAACAATTAATTGCTTAATCAGTGACCAAATGAAATGGCAATGTAACCAatacttagatttatttatgaataactacTCTGCCACGCCTTTTTTCGCGTACATATATAAGAAAGCTATTGCTATCGCTTAAAAGGTGTAaagcaaaaacttaatataatataGTTTGTAACTTAATCAAAATTATACAATAGTCAATCAAACATAAAACCTTTctgttttagttttatgtttgGTGAAGCATTCATATGACATTTCTAACATTTACAAAAGAAAGCTATATATGTGTTTGCTTGCAATTTCATTTACAGAACATTCACCATGTgacaactttgcaagaactttgcggcaactttgcaagaactttgcggcaactttgcaagaactttgcggcaaagTTACCGCAAAGTCCcgtatgcaaatgaagtttgcgataactttgcaagaactttgcggcaactctgcagcaactttgcaagaactttgcagcAAAGTTACCGCGAACTCCCATATGTAAATGAAGTTTGCATGAACATGGCAAGAACTTTGCGGGCAAATTTGCAGCAAACTTTTACCATGTAAATTAAGTTTGCGTTAAAGTTGCTGCAAAGCTCATTTGCATGGTAAAAGTTTGCAAGAAAGCATGtttgcggcaactttgctgcAAATTAGCTAGAACATTTTGCAGGAGGCCTGCTTTTTCGGTAAGGGAGTCTAAACAAATATGATACACACAACACAGAATTCAAATTCGCATTGAAAGTATCATATTAATTAAAGGAATGGACAAAAAATCAAgtaaacttagctgcttcagaccaTTTCACATGAATTAAAAACTTGACTGAAATTAAACTGaatattaacttttattattgtaaaaactaCACTCGTTAAACCAATGTAGCCGATTATTTTAACTCACACGGGGAAAGCGAATGTTATCACGGTGTTTTCCTCATCCATACTTTAGTGCCACGGCAGCCAAATACACACCTCGAATGGCAAATCAATAGAATTAAACCCCAATAAACTCCACAACGAGCAATCCGTGGATTTTTCGCCCTGTACCATTATCTCAATCTTTCTTCTAAATACAATGTACCATAAAACATGTACAATACCAACACGAAACCGGTTTTATTAACCCGCAAATAATTCATTAATTTACCTCATAACGCAAAAAATTACTTGCCATAAAAGCTCGGactaaaaaaaaagattattttgaTAAAAGTGGTTCAGTTCTGATAAAAGTGATACGCTCAAAATGAATACGTTCTCAACATGAATACGGTCTTTACACAGTGGCACATGTTTTGTTATCAGTGACCCACATGTTCATTTCTGTTATCAGCGTTTATACGCATAAGGTCGTAATGTACACGTTGTTAAGTATCATGGggatattttattgtttcaaggTTGGTTCAATACTTTTACCTTTTTTTTCACCAAtagttttggcattttttaattttaaatcaatatgagGTTTTCACTAGGATTTATCCGTgtttcacatacatgtaatatggtGAAAGTATTACTTTTATTATACATCAGTGTTTGTTCCAACCACAGGGAccttaaacaaaatacattttaaaagtgaGTCTAACCTACACGACCTACGGATGAGGTGTGAATTGCATTTggggtccattgatttttggcgaagttattggCATTGGACTTCGATTTTTTGTGTTTTCCGGGGTTTTTTTTAAGCATCGCTTTCAGATATGAAGCTAATTTTTGGTATTTTAGTCGacatacatgacttacagataagTGTGATTTCGTTCcggttcattgattttttttgtgaagttatgggccttggacttagaaattTTCTCTATATCAACCATTTTACCCAACGCTTCCTTGCAATGAGCTGATTTTTCGGTATTGATTTACCTTAATGACTTGCAGATTAAGTGTTAGTTTCGTTTCGGTTCAATGAGTTTTGACGAAGTTCTGGGCCTTGGACTTTGGAATTTTCTTTAACATAACACTTCCGGAATATTTGTCCAAAAAGGCTGTCAGATACTGCTCAAGGCCCGTAACTTTGTAAAATAGCAATGGAGAATAATTTCGTCAAGAATGTTTTCAATTGGGATTATAAAGCTGTTGTGTTGCTTcgaagcgcagtagggggcagtgtgtttcacaaacgcagctcttgttaaataaaatttgctATTTCAGATTATGTGcaacatgaatgctttgttcaaaATTCTGCAACTATTCCCAACATGAATGCTATTACAGATTCTGGAACTTTTTCCAACATAATGCGGATTTATATATGCACTCTTTGCAATATCATATGAATGCTCTCTCAGAATTGTGCACTCTTTACAGCATGAATGCTTTTTTAGATACTGCACTCTTTTCCAACATGAATGTGTTTACAGACATTCGCAAATCTTCGAACATAAATACTATTGCAAAATTCTGAGACTATTTCCGACATGAACGCTAAATTGCATAATTAGGAACTATTTCAAACATGAATTTTTCGTCAGAATTCAGAACTCTTTCCAacatcaatgttatttaaaaggaATATTGGGGTTCAAAAGGGATGGGCTGATAAGAAACTGATGAATATTATAAATAGTTAATACAACTTCGGTATTGAAATAATGATAATCCTATGTACCTTTAAGCACGGCTGGTCGCCCTGCATGACATTAACGTACAGCAAAGGTAGATACGTAATTTTGCTATTAAAGAATATAAAGTTacgtttttaaaatgtttttttcattcataaTTTTGAAATTATATGCTCAAAATAAAACGCCAATACCGGTTACTTACATTCAGAGCCGAATCGGTGGCTTTGCGCAAAGCCATATATTTTAGCGCTAACAGTAAGCGCTGGTGGTAACCGCCTGTAAAATATTGTGTGGCTAAATGTGAGCGTAGTCGCTTATATACtatgtttgttatttttcatgcaaAATATTGGTTCAAATTCTCTGTTATACAATAGTAAAGTCGCTTGATAATATCGGAAATAATTAAGGGTTATAAATAACTCGCAGCTCAATTTCAGACATGGTTCGGTTTTATTTGGGTACCCTCAACATGTTTGGGAATATTGATATTTCTGTATTGCTGTTTAAGCAATGCATAAATGATTGCGCGAATCAAGCTTGGCATGACTCTTCTAGATGCGATATTTACGAacaatataaacactataaccCATCTTAATGTAGACCGATACTTTAACTTGGATAGATTGTCCCAAATAAAATGTCATTAGTAATTAGCGAAATTTCGATGTTCTAGCCATGGGGCTCGGATTAGAATTAGAAGGAATTTTAATTCCAATAAACCTTAGAATTGATGAAAAATGTCcgaatagcaaaaataaaatacttaaatggaAGATGAATGTCTTGTATTGTTCAAGTTTCACAGTTTTCTCAGATAAGTCAACTTTATCTTGTATAATTGTTATCACGAAGTAAACacttttaaacaattttgaatgTAGAAGTCTGTttacaaattacaaaataaatattttgttaaacagtCAGCTTACCATGTTAAATTGTCTACATGTTCCAATACGATAAAACAGTAACGTGTTCCATTATTTGATTGGTATTATGTATTCATGCattgtatacaaatatttattttgaccaaaacaatttttcatttcaCGTACGACACAattacatggtacatgtatttaattgcaCTTGTTTGTGTATTGAGTCCATGTTAGGGCATTAACCTTTATACTAGATGAAATTATTTTTGCAGTATGAGAATATAAATGCCTCTAAAAGAAAAGCGTTAAACAAATCTGTATAAGTTCAAGCTTTACGTAGCAAAATATACGATATTGATGCATATGAAACCACACCAATTGTACTATCATACTTTGGCTGTTATAACCTGTTATATAGTTTCTCTAAATGACAGTTTCAAAGTCATTCTACTGTTGTCACGTCAGTATTATTACATCTTCAGGATTTTGTAATTGATAAGCTGCCGAACAAGGAAGTGGCTGGCTGAGCTCGGACTAATTATTTTCTCTCTTTGGTTGCAGGTTTCCGTGTCCATTTTACGTAACGTGTTGAAGAAACAAAAGAAACTGATATGTGCGTATTTAGTAACATTTGGCCTCATACTTCCGTTGTTGTGCCATCATCTCCGAAACACGAGTTTGGAGTTTCTCTACAATCGAAACCAGACGGCTGCTGCACAGGCAATGATCCGGGAAACACAGCTCGCTTTGAGCAATCCTTAAAGTCACTGCAAAGGTTTGAAGATCGGAAAACATTCTGTCAAACTCTTCCATTCATGTGTTCGATGGACAGAACTAGACAAGGAACTGCTTTATTTGCTTCTGACACAAAAAGCGATGCGTTGAAAAAGCCTTCGCCTATGGATGACTCACTTGCACCAACCCATGGTTTTCATAGAGTACAACAGAAGCGAACTTATAGCAGAGATTATTTTAAAGGAGGACTTGCAATTTCTGTTGTCACAGTTGCCCGGACTtccaaatatcataattacacaGGACACTATCTACCACAGACTGTTGCTAGGTTACTGGAAATAATATCGGTTTCTGAAGAACTAATGGAGCGAACTCCAGTTCATTAAGCGTGTGTAATGTGGACTTTAAGGCCAATGCACATTCGGATATAAAATTACTGCCAGTATGGATTCCTGTTTCCCAGCGATTCAAATCGAACCAAACAAGACGGATCTTACACAAAATGAGTTAATAGATAAGGAAAAGAACGATTacgtattttgtattaataagtCTTTGGAGTTAAATTTCTCATACGTGATGATTGTTGAAGACGATGCTTTAGCGAATGCAAACCTGTTCGATGTTTTAAAGAGATTTTTCGTTTCAGAAAGGTTCGCATACACTGACGAAATCATATTTAATCCGATTAGCAATTATGCTTTTTTGAAACTGTATCACCCAGAAAGGTTACTCGGCTATTTTGGATTTGACGCAGAACGCATTCCTGAATTGGTATCATTGTCTATTATATTGACTACTCTGACATTATTAATACGCACAATTGTTCAGGGTAGTGCTTTCAATCACTTCTATCTATGTCATGCTATAAATGCGTTTCTTATGTTTCTGCTAGGAATAATGGTCATTGGTAGATCTAACATAAACGCTCTTCGTACATATTCGGACTACCTCTATTACATAACCCTGCACCAAGCTGTTGTTCGCCGGCCATTTTGTTTCCACGGGCGGGGGCGGTTACCATAGTGACGCGACTTGAACCCATGACATGCAAGGCAGGATttgccaaggactccgcaattgATCAGATTGTAAAGGAAGATCGTCTTCAAACGAGACTTGTACAGCCAAACCTGTTTCAGCACATAGGACACTATTCGTCATTGAGAAAAGATATGCTCAACCCTTTTATTGTGTAATAACAGacgttgtgtacttaaataaTACTAGAATGCTGAGATAATAATTATTGCCGTTTGGAATTGTGATCTTGTTCTAAATTTAAcctatgttttgtatttaaacatgtacatttggTTATCCTTTGCACATTTGAACTGTTATTGAATTCGATTGATCTTATTGGGTAAATTACATTAAATCCTTGAGAAAAAATATATTCCAATAACTACGGGAACGTTTAAGTATTTTTCAGTGTCACTCAATGTCGGTCATTGTCGACTCCGGTACTACTAAAAAGTGCACCGGGTACTTCtaaaatacttaaatgtaccaaTCGAGTGTCACTATCAAGGCATGATTATATATTTCCTATAGACTTTCATCAAACCGTGTCTTGCATTTATAAATTTGTGACCGTATAGCAGTAAATTTTTTATGGAAGAATTGCAATTTTTGTTGTTACAAGGAAGATCATAAATATATGtgacattatctgctttgaatgTTCGTTGTTGCTAGGTTATTAAAGCAATATCGGTTATGATAAGCTAAGGGAGACACCTTCAGTTCATACAGGCGTATGCAATGTGGTTTTAAAGTCCCTTGCCAAACTACCAACGAGTATTTCTATCTTCAAAAAGATTCAATATCGAACCAACGAATCAAAGCTAACACATGATCATTCAGCACATTCAGTAAAGAATGATAACATtgtatttaaaactattttggTTTAATTTGTCATACGTGGTTATTGTCGAAGATGGAAAGTAGGCGGAAGTTATTTTTTCAATGTGTAGACAAAATCTATCGTCTCGGAAAGGTTGGCATGCATATACGAATTCATCTTCATGCAATAATTAAGAGTTTGCATTTATGAAACTGCATCATCTGGAAAGGCTTCATGGTCCGCTCTTCAGGAAGTTCGCTTCAAAATGAGATTTGTGTAACCAATGCTGGTAAACCATACAGAGGATATTCTACAAAGAGAAAAATACCCAACCAATttattttgtatcaaaataaGTCACAGAAAAATATATCTCAATGATAAGTACTGGATGTATTATCTCTAGCATTTGATATACAAGTTATTTTATGTTAGCAAATTGTATTAATTAGTGTTAAATTGTATGTTCATTTCACATTATATACACTCGTTTGTTAAAGTAAGCCATAAAGCttttttcttatataaaaaataaaaacctgtTTTAAATCTATAACATGGACAAGTTTGTTAATGTTTACTATGTGTTCAGCGTGATATTATATGACGAACGGGCAAGTTTGTTAAATGTTTACTATGTGTTCAGCGTGATGTTATATGACGAAAATGTATTTACTATATTATTTCTCTTATGCCGATAAATAAGACATAACGTTCTTTAAAATGCATATGGCAGCGATTCAAGAAAGCTGTGACCACGCAAAAAACNNNNNNNNNNNNNNNNNNNNNNNNNNNNNNNNNNNNNNNNNNNNNNNNNNNNNNNNNNNNNNNNNNNNNNNNNNNNNNNNNNNNNNNNNNNNNNNNNNNNTATGCTGTTGATGTTGTTAATAAGAATAGCCATATACGTAATCCAACATCCAATTGCTATTTAAATTAGTTATTGTGTAGTGCTATGGAGGGGAATCGGGGAGTACCTGGGGGAACATCAACTCTCCTATATGGCGCCGTTAGCGCCCTTTGAATCCGGGGCGCCTATGTGAGAAGTGCGTGTACCAACCACTACGCTAATTGCCAGAGTACAACCGTTATATATTGGCTAGTTAGACACTCCAGACGCATGACAGTATCCATATCAGTCAGAATCACAACCATTATGTATTTTCTGATTATGCACTCCAACGCTGGTTATTACCGGAAAACAGCGCGAACAACCCCTTCATCAAAAAATGATTATTTCAGACATGttcaaaataacatgtttttttttcattaattaatcGAAATTTCGCCATCGTTGTATAAGTGTACTTAAAGACAATCCAAATTGGTTGTTTATTTCTAATTAGTGCCAAAGAACTTTGATATGTTCTTTGATATGATATGTGTGTTAGTTACGTGGATAATGTATCGTTTCAATTTCTAGCGTACATGTTAGTAACTGATGCGATTCATGTAATATGTTGGAATAAAACatatactataaatatatatatatactatgaaCTGTAAAAAAGTGTGTCTTTTAACGCTGTAAGACATAATTTCAAATAAtcaaatccagttaatgcttttcAATGCACAAGGTATCAAACATAAAGCAAGCCATTCTTCATTATTAATGCAACTAAAACCAATCATGAAATCATTTCTTCTCATTGTCTTTAATTTTGtaacacacaaacaaatatgccatatttatgttttatggaacataataataacaatgtattGCGGTTGATCTCAATCAAGTGTCTGACATTCTCTAGATATCTACTGCACTCatgacaatattttaaaagtcacACTTGCAAAATGACTCTTCTGTGAGCttacaattaattatttaaagacaaCGCCTGCTGGATAAAGAATCTGTTTTAAGCATTTACGCCCCACATTGTAACTATTGCAGAAATATTCCTTATATAATtgattataaatgaataaaattagATTGTTGAAACATTATCGAAGTTACACAATCTCTAATATAGAAAGATTTGAAAGATTTAGTTTATACTCATTGCAAATGCGCATCATGACGCttttcagtttgaaaaaataTCTGATTTTTAgcacggctgttttcggagaaaacccgaggtattgtcatagccagttcgtagtgtcgtgtcgtgtccgtcgtcgtgcgtgtcgtccgcgtcgtgctaaaaccttatcattttgtcaaggttttgaacattggctctaaaatcaaagtgcttcaacctacaactttgaaacttcacatgtagctgcaccttgatgagttctacatgcaacatccatttttgggtcattaggtcaaaggtcaaggtcactgaaacCTCTAAAaacaatctgacaagctttcatttataagctcggctgttttcggagaaaacccgaggtattgtcatagccagctcgtcgtgtcgtccgccgtccgcgtcgtgctgaCACTTAACATTTTGTCACGGTTTAGAacatggctctaaaatcaaagtgcttcaactcacaactttgaaacttcatatgtagcttcaccttgatgagttctacatgccacatccattttgggtcactaggtcaaaggtcaagatcactgtgacctttaaaaataaaaatttatgtcAAGCTTCATATATTCAAaacacccgcagccgagcgtggcacccgttatgcggtgctcgtGTTAATGTGAAATTATCACATGCGGGAAACAAACTACGCTTATATTATTCGACAATACAGaaatcaaagtttacatttacaaaatgtCCAATCACATACCAAACGTAATAGTATATGTTATATAACAGATTTCCCAAAACATTTTTAGGCGTGATTGTATTTGTATGATCAATATTGTACTATCAAATGATGCTTGAGATTACGATTAAGTGCGACGGAGTAATAGGAGGAAGAGGAGGgaaaagaagaagatgatgatgaagaaaaagAGGGTGAT containing:
- the LOC127840802 gene encoding LOW QUALITY PROTEIN: post-GPI attachment to proteins factor 4-like (The sequence of the model RefSeq protein was modified relative to this genomic sequence to represent the inferred CDS: inserted 1 base in 1 codon), whose product is NVDFKANAHSDIKLLPVWIPVSQRFKSNXNKTDLTQNELIDKEKNDYVFCINKSLELNFSYVMIVEDDALANANLFDVLKRFFVSERFAYTDEIIFNPISNYAFLKLYHPERLLGYFGFDAERIPELVSLSIILTTLTLLIRTIVQGSAFNHFYLCHAINAFLMFLLGIMVIGRSNINALRTYSDYLYYITLHQAVVLTRLEPMTCKAGFAKDSAIDQIVKEDRLQTRLVQPNLFQHIGHYSSLRKDMLNPFIV